The following coding sequences lie in one Flagellimonas eckloniae genomic window:
- a CDS encoding peptidoglycan D,D-transpeptidase FtsI family protein, whose product MKKLLLSSIIVIIGFTFIGRLSYLQLFRFSPDQILDDPAIKKIYDYPERGYVYDRHGELMVGNQPAYDVMVIPRDVKPLDTLEFCQLLSIDKTSFINKMARARRYSPRLPSVLVPQLSKEDYARLQEKMRHYTGFYIQKRSLRYYTTNSAANVLGYISEVNERDLQNNPYYVAGELKGRTGIEKQYEEVLRGRKGVLHIQKDRFNRDIGPYKNGKLDTLPEQGKEIHITIDKKLQEYGEKLMHGKRGGIVAIDPKSGEILAMISGPTYDPSLLVGRDRSKNYSKLHYDTISKPTWDRSILAEPSPGSPFKTLNALVALQEGVIDTDTKFRCYNGFYVGNVKRGCHCGGGVRNMNSGIYQSCNAYFAGTFRKIYGKYATTDEGMDVWEKHMKSFGLGQYLGTDLPTGRPGRIPGKEYYDRAYGDNRWASSFIISNSIGQGEVAATPLQLANMTAAIANRGYFYTPHIIKRIGGNTGAIDPKYTEPRYTTIDREHFEPVIEGMANVYKYGTGRWVQIPEINIAGKTGTVENFVRVNGERMQLTDHSVFVAFAPVENPKIALAVYIENGYYGSRYAGHIASLLIEKYIKGEITRKDLEKRMLEKTLEHEYAKPYSGEPFKINEYVW is encoded by the coding sequence ATGAAAAAACTGTTGTTATCATCTATAATTGTTATCATTGGATTTACCTTCATAGGAAGACTTTCTTATTTACAGCTTTTTCGTTTTTCACCTGATCAAATCTTGGACGATCCGGCCATTAAAAAAATCTATGATTATCCAGAAAGGGGCTATGTATACGATAGGCATGGAGAGCTTATGGTAGGTAATCAGCCTGCATATGATGTTATGGTTATCCCCAGAGACGTAAAACCTTTGGATACTTTAGAGTTTTGTCAACTGTTAAGTATAGATAAAACATCTTTTATCAACAAAATGGCAAGAGCAAGAAGGTACTCCCCAAGGCTACCTTCGGTTTTAGTGCCACAACTATCCAAAGAGGATTATGCCCGCCTTCAAGAAAAAATGCGGCATTATACGGGATTTTATATACAAAAAAGGTCGCTGCGCTACTATACCACAAATAGTGCTGCCAACGTGCTGGGGTATATTAGTGAAGTAAACGAAAGAGACCTTCAAAACAATCCATATTATGTGGCGGGAGAATTAAAAGGCCGTACTGGCATTGAAAAACAATATGAAGAAGTGCTACGGGGACGTAAAGGGGTATTACATATTCAAAAAGACCGTTTTAATAGGGATATTGGACCCTATAAAAATGGAAAACTTGACACACTTCCTGAGCAGGGAAAAGAAATACATATAACCATTGACAAAAAGCTACAGGAATATGGTGAAAAATTAATGCATGGAAAAAGAGGTGGTATTGTAGCGATTGATCCTAAATCTGGTGAGATTTTGGCCATGATTTCAGGACCTACATACGACCCATCCCTTTTAGTGGGTAGAGATCGCTCAAAAAACTACAGTAAGCTGCATTATGACACTATTTCCAAACCTACATGGGATCGTTCCATTTTAGCGGAACCCTCGCCTGGCTCCCCTTTTAAAACTCTCAATGCACTCGTAGCACTGCAGGAAGGTGTAATAGATACAGATACAAAGTTCAGGTGCTACAATGGATTTTATGTTGGAAATGTAAAAAGAGGTTGCCATTGTGGAGGAGGTGTCCGCAATATGAACTCAGGTATCTATCAATCATGCAACGCCTATTTTGCCGGAACTTTTAGGAAAATCTATGGGAAATATGCCACTACCGATGAAGGCATGGATGTTTGGGAAAAACACATGAAAAGTTTTGGTTTAGGTCAGTATTTAGGAACTGATCTGCCCACAGGAAGACCGGGCAGGATACCCGGAAAGGAATACTATGACCGAGCTTACGGTGATAACAGATGGGCATCTTCCTTTATTATTTCAAACTCGATCGGACAGGGAGAAGTTGCCGCCACACCTTTACAGCTTGCCAATATGACGGCAGCCATTGCCAACAGAGGCTATTTTTATACACCCCATATTATAAAACGTATTGGTGGGAATACCGGAGCAATAGACCCCAAATACACAGAGCCACGATATACTACCATTGACAGAGAGCATTTTGAGCCTGTAATTGAAGGAATGGCAAATGTGTACAAATACGGCACCGGAAGATGGGTTCAAATTCCAGAAATTAATATTGCGGGGAAAACCGGAACTGTTGAAAATTTTGTCAGGGTCAATGGAGAACGCATGCAGCTTACGGACCACTCCGTTTTTGTGGCTTTTGCCCCAGTTGAAAATCCTAAGATTGCCTTGGCTGTTTATATAGAAAATGGTTATTATGGCTCACGCTATGCTGGGCATATTGCTTCGTTGTTGATTGAGAAATACATAAAAGGAGAAATCACAAGAAAGGATTTGGAAAAGCGTATGTTGGAAAAAACATTGGAGCATGAATACGCCAAACCCTATAGCGGAGAACCTTTCAAGATAAATGAATATGTCTGGTAA
- a CDS encoding DNA/RNA non-specific endonuclease: MKNRTVYTLLFIVCVIGFWVFENFYTPDMYSNPDGTADSVLQDSSLLPSSTTGAIVQHEHFMLSYNELYEQAEWVAYELKKSHLTQDDRKRPYFIEDPKVKTKSADWRNYRGSGYDRGHLCPAGDRRFSEYAYNETFYTSNISPQDRDFNAGVWNRLEQQVRQWCKRYGDLVVITGGVLQDGLEEIGEEDVDVPNAFYKIVFRKNGTTVDLLCFLIPGKESQAKLESFLISVDELEALTSINFFEGQSQEWQEKVERKVNASGWKF; this comes from the coding sequence ATGAAAAACAGAACCGTCTATACCTTACTTTTTATTGTTTGTGTGATAGGTTTTTGGGTGTTCGAGAATTTTTACACCCCAGATATGTATTCAAATCCTGATGGCACAGCAGATTCAGTATTACAGGATTCAAGCTTACTGCCAAGTTCAACCACCGGAGCCATTGTTCAGCATGAACATTTTATGCTTTCATACAATGAGCTATACGAACAAGCGGAGTGGGTAGCCTATGAGTTAAAGAAGAGTCACTTGACCCAAGATGATAGAAAACGCCCCTATTTTATTGAAGACCCCAAGGTAAAGACCAAATCTGCAGATTGGAGAAATTATAGAGGCTCTGGGTATGATAGGGGACATTTGTGCCCTGCTGGTGATCGCCGGTTTTCGGAGTATGCCTACAACGAAACATTTTATACCAGCAATATTAGCCCCCAAGACCGTGATTTTAACGCAGGGGTTTGGAACCGATTGGAACAGCAAGTGCGCCAATGGTGCAAAAGATATGGGGATTTGGTTGTGATCACCGGAGGGGTTTTGCAAGATGGATTAGAAGAAATAGGGGAGGAAGATGTGGATGTTCCCAACGCATTTTACAAAATTGTGTTTCGAAAAAATGGAACTACCGTTGATTTACTTTGTTTTTTGATACCCGGTAAGGAGAGTCAAGCGAAGTTGGAGAGTTTTTTGATTTCTGTTGATGAATTGGAGGCACTGACCAGCATCAATTTTTTTGAAGGGCAATCCCAAGAATGGCAAGAAAAAGTAGAGCGGAAGGTAAATGCTTCGGGCTGGAAATTTTAG
- the rodA gene encoding rod shape-determining protein RodA: MSGKGLFGRIDWLTVFLYAFLVFIGWINIYSTTLSDQNASIFDFSTLYGKQLFFIGLAFAGIILVLFIETSFFERFASVFYIASLVLLLGLFLFGKTIAGATSWYDLGFFNLQPSELAKVTTALALAKYLSDIQTDIKNRKHQLYALIIILLPALLILPQPDPGSSLIYFSLFFVLFREGFPIYYLGILLFIVVLFATTLMFGTVWIAIGLGVLTVLIFTFKRKSTKVPLLPLGITITLSILFSLSVGFVYENVFEQRHRDRFALWLSLEKDEKKLEGIRKTIGYNTYQSEKAIESGGFFGKGFLEGTRTKGDFVPEQHTDYIFSSVGEEWGFMGTFTVILLFSFLFLRLIFIAERQKNDFSRMYGYGVISILLIHYFVNIGMVIGLLPTIGVPLPFFSYGGSGLIFFTMLLFIFLKLDSNRLKDGI, from the coding sequence ATGTCTGGTAAAGGACTTTTTGGAAGAATAGACTGGCTTACCGTATTTCTTTACGCTTTTTTGGTTTTTATTGGATGGATCAACATCTATTCTACAACCTTGAGTGATCAAAACGCCTCAATTTTTGACTTTTCCACCCTCTACGGAAAACAATTATTTTTCATTGGTCTGGCCTTTGCAGGAATCATTTTGGTCCTCTTTATCGAGACAAGTTTTTTTGAACGATTTGCATCGGTGTTTTACATTGCTTCCTTAGTATTATTACTTGGACTTTTTCTCTTTGGAAAGACCATTGCCGGAGCAACATCTTGGTACGATTTGGGCTTCTTTAACCTGCAACCATCAGAATTGGCAAAGGTTACAACTGCATTGGCATTGGCAAAATATTTAAGTGATATCCAAACGGACATTAAAAATAGAAAGCACCAACTATATGCCTTGATCATCATTCTGCTGCCAGCCCTTCTTATACTTCCCCAACCAGACCCGGGTAGTTCATTGATCTACTTTTCACTTTTCTTTGTACTCTTTAGGGAAGGTTTTCCTATATATTATCTTGGAATTTTGTTGTTTATTGTCGTTCTGTTCGCAACGACCTTGATGTTTGGCACAGTCTGGATTGCAATAGGACTGGGTGTCTTGACTGTTCTCATCTTTACCTTTAAACGAAAATCCACAAAAGTTCCATTACTGCCTTTAGGTATTACAATTACTTTATCCATTCTTTTTTCCCTATCCGTTGGCTTTGTCTATGAGAATGTTTTTGAACAAAGGCATCGCGATCGTTTTGCCCTATGGTTGAGTTTGGAAAAAGATGAGAAAAAGCTGGAGGGAATTAGAAAAACCATTGGTTACAATACCTATCAATCTGAAAAAGCCATTGAGTCAGGTGGTTTTTTTGGCAAAGGGTTTTTAGAGGGCACCCGTACCAAGGGAGATTTTGTACCAGAACAACACACCGATTATATTTTTAGTTCTGTTGGTGAAGAATGGGGCTTTATGGGAACATTTACTGTAATTCTCCTCTTTTCTTTTTTGTTTTTACGGTTGATTTTTATTGCTGAAAGACAGAAGAACGATTTTAGCCGAATGTATGGTTATGGGGTAATCTCCATCCTGCTTATCCATTATTTTGTAAATATTGGTATGGTGATAGGACTGTTACCAACCATTGGGGTACCACTTCCATTTTTTAGTTATGGAGGCTCTGGATTGATCTTCTTTACCATGCTGCTTTTTATCTTTTTAAAGTTGGATTCCAACCGTCTAAAAGATGGTATCTAA
- a CDS encoding toxin-antitoxin system YwqK family antitoxin, with protein MKKTLLFLIIIIFFSCKDDISNKKFRNSKYAFYQEDGKSGEWIKVIAHSEIHFPKSKTTYFFDNGNRYAELNVLDSFPNRVSRFYDTDDNLKVIEKHLNDSLVSKKYLDGYYKGYYSNKENLKSEGIIKNNKQEGKWIYYQEDGETIDYTIHFIKNLPDGERKDYYDTGELKVSIYYKEGKKNGKAMHYYKNERVKESKTYRNGKENGNIRTYYEDGSIEYSGTFWNGIEVDSTKKFYPSGALKQLFICKADTIKMHFKGKLFVYYESGVPKSTFSILNSEAHGKAEFFDKKGNLTKSINYDKGISLDSVIYKTMHNNDYK; from the coding sequence TTGAAAAAAACTTTACTCTTCTTAATTATAATTATTTTTTTTTCCTGCAAAGATGATATTTCAAATAAAAAATTTAGGAATTCAAAGTATGCCTTTTATCAAGAAGATGGAAAATCAGGAGAATGGATAAAAGTGATTGCTCATTCAGAAATACATTTCCCTAAATCAAAAACCACATATTTCTTTGATAATGGAAACCGATATGCCGAATTAAATGTTTTAGATAGCTTTCCAAATAGGGTTTCTAGATTTTATGATACGGATGATAATCTCAAAGTAATTGAAAAGCATTTGAACGACTCACTAGTTTCAAAGAAATATTTAGATGGATATTACAAAGGTTACTATTCCAATAAAGAAAATTTAAAATCTGAGGGGATTATAAAGAATAACAAACAGGAAGGCAAGTGGATTTATTATCAAGAAGATGGGGAGACTATAGATTATACAATTCACTTTATCAAAAATTTGCCTGATGGAGAACGTAAAGACTATTATGATACCGGCGAACTTAAAGTTTCCATCTATTATAAGGAAGGAAAAAAGAATGGAAAAGCCATGCATTATTATAAAAACGAACGGGTTAAAGAAAGTAAAACTTATAGAAATGGTAAAGAAAATGGCAACATTCGAACATATTACGAAGATGGTTCAATCGAATATTCTGGAACATTTTGGAATGGAATAGAAGTTGATTCAACTAAGAAATTCTACCCTAGTGGGGCTCTTAAACAATTATTTATTTGTAAAGCGGACACAATCAAAATGCATTTTAAGGGTAAGCTTTTTGTGTACTACGAATCTGGAGTTCCAAAATCAACATTTAGTATTTTAAATTCGGAAGCTCATGGAAAAGCCGAGTTTTTTGACAAAAAAGGAAATTTGACCAAATCTATTAACTATGACAAAGGAATATCCTTAGATTCTGTCATATATAAAACTATGCACAACAATGACTATAAGTAA